In Methylobacterium aquaticum, the following are encoded in one genomic region:
- the pyk gene encoding pyruvate kinase has translation MKRARRTKIVATLGPASEDPAVIEALFSAGADVFRINMSHLPRERLSERVATIRGIEQKLKRPIAVLVDLQGPKLRVGRFSGDAAMIENGQSFVLDDDPTPGDATRVHLPHPEILSALEPGHAVIVDDGKLRLVVTEVAPGRAVTRVVTGGRISNRKGVSLPDTTIPVAAMTEKDRLDLEAGLAAGADWIAVSFVQRPEDVVEVKAVAQGRALVMAKIEKPQAVAALDAIMEVADGLMVARGDLGVEMPLEQVPGVQKRITRGARRLGKPVVVATQMLESMIAAPVPTRAEVSDVATAVYEGADAVMLSAESASGDFPVEAVSTMNRIAEQVEQDGIYWSIIAAQRNQPESTASDAIAAAAHQIADTLGLKAVMAWTASGSTALRLARARPDATVIALTPKRETARRLALAWGTHPIVTNDASDIDDMSFRACKFAVRENFAGIGDRVIVVAGLPFGTPGATNLVRIATVTPEHAAKA, from the coding sequence ATGAAGCGCGCCCGCCGCACCAAGATCGTCGCGACCCTCGGCCCGGCCTCCGAGGATCCGGCGGTGATCGAGGCGCTGTTCTCGGCCGGCGCCGACGTGTTCCGCATCAACATGAGCCACCTGCCCCGCGAACGGCTGAGCGAGCGGGTGGCGACGATCCGGGGCATCGAGCAGAAGCTGAAGCGGCCGATCGCCGTGCTGGTCGATCTCCAGGGCCCCAAGCTCCGGGTCGGCCGCTTTTCCGGCGACGCGGCGATGATCGAGAACGGCCAAAGCTTCGTCCTCGACGACGATCCGACCCCGGGCGACGCGACCCGGGTCCACCTGCCCCACCCCGAAATCCTGTCGGCGCTGGAGCCCGGCCACGCGGTGATCGTCGACGACGGCAAGCTGCGCCTCGTCGTCACCGAGGTCGCGCCCGGCCGGGCGGTGACCCGGGTGGTGACCGGCGGCCGGATCTCGAACCGCAAGGGCGTGTCGCTGCCCGACACCACGATCCCGGTCGCGGCGATGACCGAGAAGGACCGTCTCGACCTGGAGGCCGGCCTCGCCGCGGGCGCCGACTGGATCGCGGTGTCGTTCGTGCAGCGCCCGGAGGACGTGGTCGAGGTCAAGGCGGTGGCGCAGGGGCGTGCCCTGGTGATGGCCAAGATCGAGAAGCCGCAGGCCGTGGCGGCGCTCGACGCGATCATGGAAGTGGCCGACGGGCTGATGGTCGCCCGCGGCGATCTCGGGGTCGAGATGCCGCTGGAGCAGGTGCCGGGCGTGCAGAAGCGCATCACCCGCGGGGCGCGCCGCCTCGGCAAGCCGGTGGTGGTGGCCACGCAAATGCTCGAATCGATGATTGCCGCTCCCGTCCCGACCCGGGCCGAGGTCTCGGACGTGGCGACCGCGGTCTATGAAGGGGCGGACGCCGTGATGCTCTCGGCCGAGAGCGCGTCCGGGGACTTCCCGGTCGAGGCGGTCTCTACCATGAACCGCATCGCCGAGCAGGTCGAGCAGGACGGAATCTACTGGTCGATCATCGCGGCCCAGCGCAACCAGCCGGAATCGACCGCCTCCGACGCCATTGCGGCGGCGGCCCACCAGATCGCCGACACGCTCGGGCTCAAGGCCGTGATGGCCTGGACCGCCTCCGGCTCGACGGCGCTCAGGCTCGCCCGCGCCCGGCCCGACGCCACGGTGATCGCGCTCACCCCGAAGCGCGAGACGGCGCGGCGCCTCGCGCTCGCCTGGGGCACCCACCCGATCGTCACCAACGACGCCAGCGACATCGACGACATGTCGTTCCGCGCCTGCAAGTTCGCGGTGCGGGAGAATTTCGCCGGGATCGGGGACCGGGTGATCGTGGTGGCGGGCCTGCCCTTCGGCACGCCAGGCGCGACCAACCTCGTGCGGATCGCCACCGTGACGCCGGAGCATGCGGCGAAGGCCTGA
- a CDS encoding BrnT family toxin, producing the protein MEIVFDESKRQQNRAKHGYDFADFERCFDRDTALALPTRPSRTGRARYLFVGR; encoded by the coding sequence ATGGAGATCGTGTTCGACGAGTCGAAGCGGCAGCAAAACCGAGCGAAGCACGGCTACGATTTCGCCGATTTCGAGCGCTGCTTCGACCGTGATACGGCCTTGGCGCTACCGACCCGCCCCAGCCGCACGGGCCGCGCTCGTTATCTCTTCGTCGGTCGCTGA
- a CDS encoding BrnA antitoxin family protein: protein MTSEDDWDLAGEIPPLTAEELAQLRPARDVLPPEVYAALPSRGGRPRSERPKQLVSLRLDPDVIETFKATGPGWQTRMNEVLAEAARKLRVA, encoded by the coding sequence GTGACGTCCGAGGACGATTGGGACCTCGCTGGCGAGATCCCGCCTCTGACCGCCGAGGAACTGGCCCAGCTGCGACCCGCCCGCGACGTCCTTCCTCCGGAGGTCTACGCGGCCCTCCCGAGCCGCGGCGGCCGGCCGCGATCCGAGCGGCCCAAGCAGCTCGTGAGCCTGCGCCTCGACCCGGACGTGATCGAGACCTTCAAGGCGACGGGGCCGGGCTGGCAGACCCGGATGAACGAGGTGCTGGCGGAGGCGGCGCGCAAGTTGCGGGTGGCCTGA